The genomic DNA GCTGTATCAGAGGTGAAAGATTATGTTCAGATTGTGGAGCAGAATCTTCAGCATTTCAAACCTGTCTTCCAGCAGCTTGAGAAACAGATTCTGTCTCGTGTGCGGAACACAGATAGCTTTAGAAAGACTGCTGAACGCCTGCTGAGATTTTCAGACAAGAGACAGACGGAAGAAGCCATTGATAGGTTATTTGctgtctcccagcagcagcaacagcagcaaggcagggcaaagaaaagcaaaaaggtAGCCAAAGGCTACAAGTTTGTCGATGCCGTTCCTGACATCTTTGCacaaattgaagtaaatgaaagaaAAGTGCGACAGAAGGCACAGACTCTGGCACAAAAAGAGTTACCAGTAGATGAAGACGAGGAAATGAAAGACCTTTTAGATTTTGCAGATATTACTTATGTGAAGCACCAAAATGGTGCATCAATCAAAGGCCAGTCTGGCCTGGAACAAATGGTGAGCACTGCTCGAAGCAGTGCTCCATCGATGTCGGCTCCTTATACCCGCCTCTTCCTAATTCTAAACATTGTTATATTCTTTGTCATGCTGGCAATGCAGCTGACCTATTTCCAAAAGGCCAAGAGCCTACATGGTCAAAGATGGCTTTATGCAATACTTTTAGCTGACAGCTGTGTATTATTGTGGCTGTATTCTTCTTGTTCCCAGTCACAATGTTAGCAAAAGATCATGTGCTACTTGACCTGTTTATGGTCATATCAgtctatgcaaaagaattaaCCCTAATAGGGCCatagtttgttttttccttttctgaaacaTTCCAGGAAACAGCTAAGGAAAGGTTGATTTCACCCCatgagggaagagggggaaataatgcatttttaagTGTTCTTCATCTGTGTTTTGGTTGCGTTTGACATCTGAAGAATATTATGCTTTGTTCATTAAACCACAGTCTGTGAAACTGTAATTAATTtctaccaaaaaataaaaaaaaagagtcttcTTTAAGGAGTGATCTGTTTCCTAAGGTCCTTGATTTTATACACAATTGTTTTTGCATAGTATTACTTTCAGGCTTCTAAAGATGCCTATGACAGGTAggtaggaaatggttttcctgctCCATGAAACTGTTTGAGACATCAAAAAAAGTTCCTGTTCCAAATTGGGACATAAAATGACCAAACCTTGAAAATATCCATGTATCAAAAATCCACCACCCCAAAATTTGgggtttgaaaatgtggaaacagGACATTTTGACCATTTcataacattttttccccaaaatttttCAAGTTGAGATTTGTTGAACTTTCAAGGGAGATTTGAAGAAACCAGCTCTGTTTCACAAACAATTTAGGTTTTGATGAATCatcatttttcagtggaaaaaaaggTGTTAAgaattctcaaccagctctaatgcCTATTGACATAACCTTACAACCGAGTTATTCAAATTTAAAGGGCATAGGAAAGATTAACAAGTTACAGTCAGAGGCAAATAAGAAGCAAACTTTTAAGTATAAGGGATTATTTCTCATTACGAGAAATCTCCTTCCCATTCGCCAGACCAGATGACAACTGGAAGATGAATCCTGATATGATCTGCTTTTGATTTTACAGGGTAAcatttctcaaacattttcatatgTGAAGCACATCTCAATAGGGAAATTGACTCCTATAGCTCCTCTCCTTCTGTTTGCAATTGCAAAAAACCactaccatcaccaccaccaccctgtgGCAATCCCAGCAATTGCTTATGTGGAAAAGCTGTATTAAGAAAGTATTTGATGGGGGCTGGGGGACGGGTTAGCTCGCAGGGTGATTATATAGTTGGAAACGAAGATGAGCCAGaaccatgtgaccagccagttCTTCACTGACCACCAGCTAGTGCTCTGCAAATCATTGGAGGCACATGGATCATTAATTTGGCAATCATTGATATGGGGAATACTGTGGCTTCTGACAATGAGTTTGACATCTGCATTaattaaactgaatttaaaaaaatcatagatGTCTGTGAGGTTTTCAGTATGGAGAGGCTATAGAACTGGTGTATATTACTGTatgtctttaaaaaacagaaaagtatTTCTTCCCATacgtttttttaaataaacaaatcatAATTGTTTCTTatgcatagattttttttctttgttgactGGAATATTTTCCCTGATAATTTAAACAATTCAGTGGTGTTCATTAGCTCCTAATTCACAACATATAATATTGAGGGATGGCTCTCTCGAATTTCATCACTTGGGCCCTTGATATTGatgttttttcttcaaatgtttcTGGCCAAGGGTGGGGACCTtttcatgaaataaaaatacacagcTGAATATCTTAAATTAATAGCCTAGGATGCAAACTAACACTTTATAAGATCTAGAAAATGTATAACAACACTTACCATTTAATTTCAGTTTCCCATACTGAGGCAAGTTCTGCTCATGTACAGAAACCAGAAGTCTCTTGAAGAGCAGCAAAATAAATTGTCACCCAACATTATTCTTCATAATTCTGCATATTGCTTTCTTCTGAGTTGGATTAtaaattggtccaataacagGGTGTTGAAGCAACTGGTAACATATGATAGATCAATAAAAGTGCTTAAAAATGGCATGTGATTTTCTGCTCAATGAAAATTTGTTTATTTCTGCATTTTACATTGAACAAATTTAAAAGAGGGGCAGAAACAGttgttgggttgtttttattttcctagaGCTGTTGATTAATTTTTAACTCTTGTGTAATATTAATGGTCATTAAATGTTGAATCTTCAGGCAAATGTGTGTTTTCTGTTACTTAGTTACTTGGGGTTCAGTTTTGCTTTCTAGATACATTACTTGGTGGAAGCAAGGGAAGGGGTCCTGTTCTGCTTGGCCTTTGGGCACTGTGCCCCCTGCACACCCATGTAAGTACTAGACACAATCTGGCCATTGTTTTATTGAAATGAGATCGGATTTAGAGAGTAGTACAGAAATCCAATGGGCAGAGTTTGTATTTCCTGAGCCGTTACAGAATGTGCTACGCGACCCCTATCAAGAGGTCAGTAAAAGCTGGAGAGAGCATTGTATGTGTTTATATGTAAGCATACagtatgtgatacagcatggccagagggcagcatgagagtgttagcagggggccttattccctgccaaggacGGAAGATTTGCTTTAGActaactagaacacctgactccaattagagcacctgactccaattagagcacctgacttcagtcatgtgataaaaacccctgcttcagtcagacagggtgggagttgaaggaggaaggtttgattggagcagagtgcaggttgcagaagttggagaagagaagagtttgataagagagaaatagaaagtttggaggagtgctgcggtggattgtgaagtccagaagaaaccctaggtaaggggcaccaggcttgtgtagaagggaggcaagaagcccttcacaaactgaagggtaggagagggacgTAACCCAGGGGAAAGAGCCgctaagtcaagtggttcaccacaactctcagggcccctgggttgggacctggagtagagggcgggctcaGGGGCGGTATAAgggcaattttctttttttagcacACAGCTTGGGTCAGTGTTAGTCACTGAATTAGGGAGTGGGGCTCTTTCTAATCCTTGTCGCATTAGTATGAAATACCACAGAGATCCCACAGGAGGGTCCTGTAAGTCCACAGCAGCATCAGTTGCCGTCTTCCTGGTTCCACCTAGACTTTTCCTGATGGACAATGTTTAGTGttacttttttcatttcttttaatcaTTATTTGGTATTAAGTAAGCAAAGATTTGTCTTGTTTCCGACAACACTGAAAACCAAGCTGAAATATGTCTGCACATGCTATTCTGTTTAACTGCTTCTTGTAAATGTAAAccttatatttttctctgttctCTAAGGCCCCAGTGAATTCATGTATACATGAATCCATATTCTCTCTGATTTTATGTATGAGAGAAATGCAAGAAGCATGAAAGTAATTAACATGACCTAAACTCCATATTCTATCTGATTTTACATATGAAAGGGATGCGAGTAGCAGGAAATTGATTAACATGGCCCAAATTCTGTGAGAGGAATGAAGGAAATGACTGTGGTATTGTTCTTCTCTCCTTCTGACCCCAACAGATTGCATGTTTGGAGTTTCATGGGGTTTGGGGTTATAAATGGCCAGaaggaaagttatttattttccttttcccagCAAGTTCACATTACCAATAATTTCCACAGGTTTCTTCTGTGCACAGTTCCAGTTCCGtaagggaaagaaacaaaggcAAGGAGGCATGGTAGCATGACTCCAAGTATATGTGCCTTGAGAATGCCCCAAAATCTGCTGGAAggattgggtgaaattctgtggcctgtgttatctaggaggtcagactagatgatcatagtggccCCTTCTGACATTAGACTCTATGAAATTGGTAAACTCCTTTTCAGTTCAGATGTAAGCTTTTAACTTGTGGCAGTAGAATTTGAGCTCAGATCTCCACAACTGAAAAGCTGAGTGGACGAATTCACTGAGTTAACTAGTCTTTTCTTCTACCTGGTCAACACGTCAGTGCGCATACACACCCTGACCCACTTTTATGCTGTGAAGAGAGTAATGGCAGAGTACTTCAAGCGACAAACTGTTAGGTGAGtacaaggtgtgtgtgtgaggtaaCAGATGCCCCTGGTGGTGTTCTATTGCTGCATTTCCATAGCATGTAgtagaactagataaattcatggaggataggtccatcaatggctgttagccaggatggtgtccctagcctctgtttgtcagaagctaggaatgagcgacaggagatgggtgacttgattacttgttatgttcatttcctctggggcacctcgcattggccactgtcggaagacaggatactggactggatggacctttggtctgacccagtatcacCATTCTTATGTGTACTTCATTTCTGCACCTGAGTGTATGGCAGCCTGCCCAGAGCCTCATGCTCACACAGGGAAGCAGCACTCATTTTGCTTAATGCAGTTTTCTGAAAGTTTCTGTTGAAAATCACTGGGAAATTGTCCAACATTTGAAATCAAAGCTTTACAGTGTTAAATTATAAATGTGACTCTAATGACCTGATTTTTCTGTCCTTATGCCGGTGGAACTTCAGTGATTTCAATGTCATTACTCTGGACTTACCCAGAGATAAGTGAGAGGGGGAAATCAGGCCTTGAGAGCATCGAGCTGTTGCAGCTGTCTCTCAATATTGTGTCCTGAGTCGCATGTGGAATCCGGAAAGTGACTTGTGAGGAactaattttctctcttttcatgtAGAGGGCCCCTTGAGAGGATGTCATTTCACACTCTGTTTAAGAGAATAAAGGACTGAGGCCTGTTTTATGTGACAGATTTAATGTTTATTAAACTGTAATTCATCCCCCTCACACTCCAAGAAAGCTTCCATGAGTACTGGTAGTTTGTTTCAACTGCTCACAGAGAAATACCATattaaaaagcaaagagaaagcGAGAGAGTTCCTTTAATGCTGCAGAGCAGGACTAAGCCGAGAGGTTCCAGGGAACATACAATCACCATTTTTTAGCATAGTAAAATAGACATGACTGGAGCCTTCCTGAAAGTCAGCCTTCCTCCTGTAGCTGTCTGCCCCATTGTTGAGTGCTTAATGGTAGACTGACAGTCATTCATGGTTTGTACACTGTAATTatccttttttctccatttttgctGTCATTGTGGGGTATAAATCCTATAGAGCCTTGAGTACTCAGAGAAAGACCAAAACCAGCGTAAAAGCTGCAGAGCCACTGTGTGAGGAGGCCAAATCAGTGGCGACCCTGGTAGGCAACACTGAGATCTACAGTGAAGCAGAAGGAGGTGAGTGagacctagtctacactacgcgtttaaatcgatttaacgctgtacccgtccacactacaacgccctttatatcgatataaagggctctttaaatcgatttctttagtccaccccgacgagaggagtagcgctaaattcgatattaacatatcggattacggttagtgtggacggaaatcgacattattggcctccgggcggtatcccacagtgcaccactgaccgctctggacagcaatctgaactcggatgcagcgggcaggtttCCTGTTTGCCGCGTGGagttgatcagcacgggtggcgatgagTTCAAtgcaagagctccagcatggaccgtcgGAGATTACTAGATCTGATGCTGCTATGGGAGACATCTGTTCTAtcgagctccgttacagaacagagATCAAGCGTTGACAAATCTCGTACACAGTGCTGCTACGAACGGAAGCcggactcaaatggacgctatgGATTGGAGGGGTACTGGGACTCCCAAGGAGGAGCGCTATCCCCGTCAAGCGGTCTCTGAGTTTGATTCTTGTGACTCCCAATGTCTGCAGGTTCAAAACACGTGTCTTGACATGGTTCAGgagaatagctcctcagttcccccccctccaccacacgttgaaagaaaaagggaaagaaacattcttgacttcttttcagtgtcaccctatgtgtactgaatgctgctggtagatgcgatgctgcagcagtgaagagcagtatccgctcctctccccctccccgacGGTGGTaaacggtacaatatgactgataccATTCATCGCCATCAGCCTGttagtgctcctggctggctcagtgaGGCTGTGGGGGCGCCTGGTCGGAAAAATGGGAATGGACTCCAGTAGATAGTACAGAACGGGCTGCCTAACTGTcgtcatcatagcaactgggctgagcttcatcagcccccctccctttcctgtgtaaagaaagattctgtactgcctggactgtcatagccctgggaggctgcctcccctcattttatctcactaaacaagtctctgtttcttattcctgcattctttataacttcatgacacaaatgggggggggggcggggacactgccacagtagccaggaaggttgggaggaagGAAgtaacgggtggggttgttggcaggggcaccccctgtgaatactgacacagagcagctgtgctctgataccacTGGTCCtcctaatacacttgccccttattctaggcaggactgactctatttttagaaaaccataaggaggattgactcagtcccagtgagtcaattcccaattttgcttttgcgttgcgcccccagccgatttcagccagggggcactcatgatagcaacagacagtacagagggggagagataaccgtcatctcatttgccagttttctccggcagtagacggtacagaacgactggtaaccatctctgctatcattgcaaaagcaaagtgaatgctgctgtgtatagcgctggagtatcgcctctctcttcacggcatccagtacacatacggtgccggaaaaaaaaaaaaagctgaacgggctccatggttgccgtgctatggcgtctgccagggcaatccagggggaaaaaacggcgcgaaagaattgtcagctgatgttttcccggaggaaggaatgactgacgacatttacccagaaccacccgcgacaataatgattcaacccagaattccaaggggcaggggagactgcggaactatgagatagctacagaagagctgcccacaatgcaacgcttcagaaatcgacgttagcctcggagcatggacggcacaacgccgaattactgtgcctagtgtggccgcatgaaatcgaatttataatatcagttttataaaaccgattttagctaattcgatattatcccgtagtgtagatgtggcctctgACTCAGTCTGAGCAGAGAAGCAGAAATTTGCGACAAAACCAAGGAGGCTATGCAAAATTCAGAGCACTTGTGATACAGTAACCACACTGTTAAATGTGATTATTATGAAACCAGATTATGACATGCTAAGACCAGCCCCGGGCCAAACTACAAGTCTAATTCTGCAAAAATATTACTGCTGTGCACACATCTCACTACTGTGAGTAGTACTAAAGCAATCACAACTAATCCTAGTGGAAGACATCAAGCTTGTTactaagtagggtgaccaggaaCATTTAGTCGAAAGGGatcctggcggctctggtcagcattcCTGACCGGGCCGTTGACTGTCTGGTTGGTGGTGCCACAcggaggggctaaggcaggctccttgctaGCCTCCGCgctgtgcagctcccaggaagcagccagcatgtaccaactccagctcctatgcgtgggggcagccaggaggcttctCAAGTTGCTTGCACCTCAAGCactacccccgcagctcccattggccggaaactgTGGCTAACGGGAGCTATGGGGGTGGCGCCTGTGGAtggagcagcacgcagagccacttTGCCACGCatccacgtaggagccagaggggggatgtGCCGGCTGCTTCTAGGAGATTTTTGAGCTAAGCGCCACCTGAACCCTGCACCCTTGACCCCAGGGTTGGGGCTTCCCCAGCACTGATTCCACCTCCCACCTTCTAAACCCCTctgttccagcctggagcaccctcctacatgccaaacccctcatccccagccccactccagagtccgcacccctacccagagccctcactccccccaccacatcccaactgcctgccccagccctgatcctcctcccacccccaaaccgAACATTACCAGCCCCACCCccgagtctgcacccccagccagagccctcaccccacacacacacatcccaaccacgtgccccagtctggagctccctcctgcaccctgaacccctcatttctgaccccaccctggaacccacacccccaaatagagccctcactcccctcccgcaccccagccctctgaACCAGACTGGTGAAAataagtgagtgagtgagtgagggtggggagaacgagcgacagagggagaggggatggtgtgagcggggggcggggcctcagatgaggggtggggcagggtatggggcaagggtgtttgtttttgtgcgaatagaaagttggcagccctattAATACGTGATTGCTAAATCAGGATCTAAATTCTAACcattgttttgttggtttttgtttttttaataaaaaacatattttaaggcAATCTACAATACATATAAGGATCTGTGGACACATATGTCCAAACCAAGCTTGCTAAAGCTTTGGCACATTTCTGAGACATACTAGAGATCCAGCCTGAAGTGCAAGCCAACTGAACTTCAATCATATCAGACAATAACCATGTTGTAACTGAGTCCCCCAACCCAGATATACATTTAGTGTAGGCCTCTTATGCTGAGAGTTACTGGTGACTGTATCAATCACAAACTGCTTTGAATCTGAGTATAAACACACCCTTCTTTTATCAACTGTCAGATGAGTTAACCAGGACCTGAGACAAAAGAGGGTTGTGGATGCCCTCAGGAGTTTGGCTGAGAGAGGGTTTTACTGAGTATTGTGTGTGAGACGGGTGGGTGTGGACAAAAAACCTTCctaaaaacatccaattttgggAGGGGGAATTTCAGCCTCCTCTACTTATAAAGAGTGATGCAGAGTAAAGCAAGAAAGCCAAACAGTGTCCTGTGAGCATAAGGTATAAccctggagaagctggagagaaactTTTTGGGTCTGGTGTTTGCTAAAGAGGCTTGGACCTGAAAGCTAAAAAAAATTGCTCCTTTTGTTAttgattccttctgcattcaggAACACAGGACTGTGGACATCCTTTGCAAATACAcaaaattgcatcaaagaaataatATCCTATCCCCAATGTCTCCTCTCAACTGGAATATTACCAGGGCCCTGAACTTTGACACTCCGGGCCAAAAGGGGCAACACCTCAGTTTAGATCTCAGCATGAGCTAAAGCATATAGTGAGACTGTGATATAGTTTGGCTCCATCTAGCCAGAGGCCAGACCAAAGTATTCTATAACTAGAGTTAGTCGaacaatacaaaaaatatttcatgatgtttttgtttctattttatttcctttttccttgacatttgaatttttgacaaaaaccttcctaaaaacatccaattttgggAGGGGGAATTTCAGCCTCCTCTACTTATCAGTCACAGCCAAATTGATCAGCCATTGTGAGACTCAGGCATTTTGGGGAAAGTATATGTAAGCTTTAAAGAAGCAATGATGGTGGAGTGGCaaaaataacaatagcagtgtgggTTTCGTGTCCTATCTGCCTGCTGTTTCCTGTAAGTTCAAAAATGCAGAGGAAATGCTCAGTGGgtgttttcagatgttttctcCTACATTGCATCACCTTCACTAGACCAGGAGAAAGCGAAACCTTTCTGTCTGTTTGTGAGAGTTGTGGGAACTAGAGACCTCACATCCTCTTCCTTTTGTACACACAATCCAATGAGGTTTCATCCCCCTCAAAGGCAAGGGCACCAGGCAGAGTGCAGCAGCGGGGCCAGGAGATGGAGAAGTTTCGCACTGTGTTGGATTTCTGCCTCAGTCACCAGAAGGTGCTCGGTTACAGCGCCGTGTCCCTGCTGACCGCGGGCAGCGAGCGTCTCTTCTCAGTCGTGGTGTTCCAATGCCCCTGCAACTCCTGGAACACGCTCTACGGCTCTGTCTTCCTGCTGGTGCCTGCCCTGATCCTCTTCCTTCTTGGCTACCTGCTGAACGTCAGGACCTGGCGGCTATTCACTGGCTGCTGTGCCCCAGGCAGGTGttgctgctgcatccacaggAGGCGCTGCTGGCGCTACTTTAGGGTGCTGTGGCTGATGACAGTGAGCGCTGCTGTGGCCCCGCTCACCTGGATCGCCGTGGCCCTGCTTGGGGCCAACATCTATGAATGCACAGCAAGTGGGAGCAGCCTGTTGCAGAGGCACTTGTGTCAAGGCAGAGGGACCCAGTGCCATGAGCAGGTGGCCAGAATACCCTGTGGTGGGACTCTCTCCCAAGAGGCACAGACATCTGTGAGCCTTCGGGCTCAGTCCCAGGTATGGTCTCTTCCATCCTTTGATTGATCCTATTGGCTCTTGCCCCATGGAGGCGCAATGGACGCGGAGTGATTTCTGGAGAGCTGGAGAGGCAACATAAGTAGGTCAGTTAAAGTAGGTTCTGTCCCTATAGGTGCCACTTCAGCTTACTTATGCTGATGTGATGGCCTAGGGATGCAGCCTC from Chelonoidis abingdonii isolate Lonesome George chromosome 3, CheloAbing_2.0, whole genome shotgun sequence includes the following:
- the LOC116823985 gene encoding calcium homeostasis modulator protein 6, which produces MEKFRTVLDFCLSHQKVLGYSAVSLLTAGSERLFSVVVFQCPCNSWNTLYGSVFLLVPALILFLLGYLLNVRTWRLFTGCCAPGRCCCCIHRRRCWRYFRVLWLMTVSAAVAPLTWIAVALLGANIYECTASGSSLLQRHLCQGRGTQCHEQVARIPCGGTLSQEAQTSVSLRAQSQVLGWILIASIMVLVLTGTCINRCRSPVSFLQLRFWKIYLEKEREVFERKATEHATKLAERNLKCFFEFTEPQPFQTPSNKDWQQISSLYAFNTKGQYYSMIHKYISANRGTSIRSTEEDVFSPALGFVDGTDFNETRTL